In Actinomycetes bacterium, the genomic window CGACGACGGGACCAACGTCTTCTGGCTCATCGTGTCGGCGATCATCTACGGCGCCGTGTTCGGAGCGGTGTTCGGCTTCGTCGGGCACGCCATGTCGGGCGGTCGCCGCGACTTCACGTCGCGCAGCAAGATCGTCGCCAGCTCGTACGAGGTCAGGTGCACCTGGGCCGAGGCAGACCGGGCACGCGAGGTCCTGGCAGGACTCACCCAGGGCTGAGCGGACAACAGATCGCTGCACGTGGGGACTATGGCGCCGATGGGTCGGCGTGATCTGCGAGCAGCACCAAGAGGTCCTGGGCGGCCGCCGCGACGCGGCGCGACGGGTCATGATCCGGGTCGTACGAAGCCATCGTGGCCGAGACGACGGGCCACCGAGACGCGATCTGCTCGACGAACCCGGCGACCTCCTGCTCGGTCAGCCCTCCGGGCGCCGGGTAACCGTTCGCCGGCCCCACCAGCACGGGATCGTAGACATCGAGGTCGACGTGGACGTGCACCACGTCCCATCGGTGCCGCATGGTCCGCAGGACCCGCTCTGTCTCGCCCTGATCCCGGACGACGTCGGGTGGCATCACAGTGATGCCGGACGCTGCCAGCGCCGGCCCCTCGGCCGGGTCGAGGTCGCGGGCTCCGACGAGCAGGACCCGGTCCTCCGGAACCGGACGGAAGCCGGGTACGGCCCCGGTGAGGCTGCGCCAGCACCGGCCCACGACCATGGCCAGTCCCTGCCCGTCCAAGAACCCTGTGCTGTCCCGCTCGGGGTCGTTGAAGTCACCGTGTGCGTCGAACCAGATCAGGCCGACGCGCGCCGCGTCGCCGAGAGCCGCCAGCACACCGAGCGTCGTGTTGCAGTTGCCCGCGGGAAGAAGCGGGACTTCGCCGTGCCGGCGTGCGTCGGCGACATGCTGCGCGACGGACCGCTGCAGCTCGAACGCTGTGCGGAGCTCTGCGGTCCACCCGGATCCGGCCTCGAGGACATAGGTGGACACCGGGTGCCCCACTGACGCCAGCCGCCGGGAGGCACCGGCGTCGAGCAGTGCCAGCGGTCCGGCACCCATCCGTTCGTCGCGCCGTCCCGAGTCGTACGGCGTCGCGAGGAGCCGAACCGCCACCCGCGTCCTGCTGGTCATGGTCGTCAGCATCACCATCGGCGCCGGAGGTAGTCCCGCAGGTCAGCCCGGTCTGCCACTACTTCTTGCTGTGCCCGAGCCCGGCGTCGCATTCTGAGGTTCACGCATGACGCGCTAGGCCGATTCACCCGGCAGAATGCACGGTCGGGTGGCGGCGAAGGGCAACGGAGGGATGAAACCTGGTGGTCGACGGCGCTCCGTTCGGAGTTGCAGCCCTGGCCGGCTGCAACGGGTTGGCGAAGTGGCCCCAGAAGTTCGCCGCGTGAGTCAAGGGGCTCGATGGGCGGTGACGCTGGCGGCGTTCGCCGGCCTGCTCGCCGCCTGCAGCATCCCGGGAAGCCCAAACCGTGACACCGAGCCGGCTCCTACTGCAAGGGGATCTGCTTCGTCTCACGCAGACTCCGCCGCAGGGGCTCCTTCTTCGACCCCCCAGGCGACACCCGACGAGACCCTCAGGGCGCTGCCGCCGGTCCCGGCGACGGACGACGCGGCCGCACTCGCCAGCCAGCTCGACCATGCAACGGCGACGATCCGGGAGCAAGACGCAACGCCCACCGCGGTACGACAGGCGGCGGAGTTCCAGCAGCTCGCCGTACGCGCCCTGGCCACTGCGTCTGCCGGCTCCCGCCGCAGGGTGACGAGCCGTCTAGATCACGACACGGCGTTGATAATACGAAGCTCTGTCAGGGCGGCCAAGTCTCTCCGATCGTTGGGTGAGCCCCAGCAGCAGCTGCCTCGTTGGCGCATCGTCGCACCGCCTCCGGCGAAGGAGCTGCTCGGCTACTACCGGGAGGCGCAGCGACGTACCGGTGTGTCGTGGACCTACCTGGCGGCCATCCATCTGGTCGAGACGCGCATGGGCCGCATCCGGGGCGTGAGCACGGCCGGAGCGCGCGGCCCCATGCAGTTCCTCCCGTCGACCTGGGACCTGTACGGAAACGACGGGGACATCACCGATCCGCGGGACGCTATCCTGGCCGCCGCCCGCCTCCTCAAGGCCAATGGCGCCCCCGGCGACATGGCCGACGCGCTGTGGCACTACAACCCGTCAGGCGACTACGTCCGTGCGGTGCGCGAGTACGCCCGCGCGATGCAGCTATCGACGTCTGCCTATCGCGCTTTCTGGCACTGGCGGGTCTTCTACCGCCACGCAAGCGGTACCTACGTGCTGCCCGTCGGCTACCCGAAGACACGGCCCGTACCGCTCCCCGGGAGCTAGCCGGCGGCAGTCCCTTCCGTGACGCAGGTCCTCGCGCTCAGGCCGCAGATGGTCGATGCCGTTGGTTGGCTAGCCTGGACGACGTGGGACGTCGCGTCCGGTTGACGCTGGTGGGGGTCGTACTTGCGAGCGGCCTGACAGCCTGCGGGCCCGAGCAGGACGCGGGACCGCAAGCCTTCCGACGCACTCCGTCCGGCTCACCGGTCACCACGACCGCTGGGTCAGACCCCGTAGCTCCGGCGCCCTCGCGCAGCCAGCCGATCGTCAGCAGCTCGGCGGAACCCCGACGGTCGACGCGGGGAACCGCACCGCCGTCGTGGCTGGGGACGAAAGTGCTGCCCGAGACCGCGGACGGTTACGGCGAAGTCCGGCCCACGCCTCGGGTCATGCGTGTCAGGCGCTGGAACACCCGCGATTCCGTGTCGATGCTCCCGGGCGCCGGCTTCAAGGCGATCCTGGCTGATCCAGCGCCGAGGCAGGTCGTCGCCCGCTCCACGTGGCAGCCCGGTTGCCCCGTCGACAAGGACGACCTGGCTTGGATCCGGATGACCTACTGGGGCTTCGACAACGCCCGGCACTCAGGCGAGATGCTGGTGAACAGATCAGTGGCCGAAGAGCTCGTCGAGGTGTTCCGGAAGCTCTATCGGGCGAAGTTTCCGATCGAGTCGATGGGCATCGCGGAGCCCCAGGACCTCGACGCCCCACCGACGGGCGACGGGAACGTGACCGGGTCGTTCGCCTGCCGCCCGATCCGGGGCGGGACGGAGTACTCACAGCACGCCTTCGGCCTCGCAGTGGATCTCAACCCGTTCCAGAACCCCTACCAACAGGGCGACCTGGTCCTGCCCGAGCTGGCGTCGGCGTACCTCGACCGCGACTGGCTCCGCCCCGGGATGATCACGCCTGGCGGTCCGGCGACGCGGGCGTTCGGGTCTATCGGCTGGCAATGGGGCGGCAACTGGTCACACTTGAAGGACTACCAGCACTTCAGCTTGAACGACCGTTGACCACCGGGGCAACGAGCTGCGCGACTACCTCGACAAGGCCAAGCCTGACCTGCTTGTGTCCAAGCACGTCAACTCCGCGTTCCACGGGAGCCCGGACCTGCACGCGTGGCTGCTGGGTCAGCAGGCAGCCGGCATCGTCGTGTGCGGCATCACGACCGACCACTGCTGCGAAACGACGGTTCGCGTCGGGGCCAACCTTGGTCACGACGTGCTGTTCCCGATCGACGCGACCTTCACCTTTGACCGGCGGCACCCCGACGGCACCATGTTGACCGCCGACGAGATCACCCGCGCCACGGCGGCGAGCCTGCACGACGAGTTCGCGAACGTCACCACCACCGCCGAGGTCCTGGCTGGGCGAGCCCGTCCGATCGACTGAGCATCAGTGCTCGCACGACAGATCGACTTGCGCCGCACCATTCGCGGGAAGACTGCGAGCGCGTGAGTCAGACGGCGTGGCGGCGTCGGTAGTCTCGGGGCGATTCTCCGTGAACCCGCTTGAAGGCGGCGCTGAGGGCGAATGGGTTTGCGTACCCGACCTTTGCAGCGATCGCTGCGAGGGTGTGGCCGGTGCTCACGAGCAGATCGGCGGCAAGGGCCAGTCGCCATCGGGTCAGGTACGTGAGCGGTGCTTCGCCCATCTGCACCACGAAGCGTCGCGCGAGAGCAGCCCGCGACAACCCGACATGGGTCGCCAACGACTCGACGGTCCACGGGTGCTCGGGGTACTCCTCGATGGCGCGCAGCGCGCGTGCAACCAGGACGTCTCCCGAGGCTGCCGAGGATCTCGGGAGCACCGTTCGCAGGCAACGCACGACCAGCAGGTCGAGCAGCCGATCGATGACGGCGGCCTGCCCGGGCTCATCCTTGACGATCTCCTGCGCGGTCACGCCGATCAGTGTCGGGTCGAGGTCCCGGATCACCAGCTCAGCCGGCAGTTCCGACAACAGGAGGGAGCCGACCGAGGTCTCGTGCTGGTAGGTGCCGATCAGCATGACCGTCGCATCTTCGGAGCGAGTGTTGCCCCAGGTCCGGACGCCGAGCTCCATGTCTTCAGCGAGGATCCGACCGTGAGGGTCGATGCAGACCTGGCCGGGCAGGATGCGGATGTCCTTTGGTGTCCGAGCCGAGTCCGCAAACGTGTAAGGCTCCGGGCCCCGGATCAGCACCACGTCTCCCGAGGCGACTTCGGTCACCTGCTGAGGTCCGGTGAACGTCGCCCGACCCCGCGCCATCACCACGACTGTCAGCGGGGCACGGTCCTCGACCGTGATCGACCACCGGCCGTCGAAGACGGCCCTGAGGGCGAACGCCCGCTGCGCACGCGGCCCGTCCACAAGGGCGCTCATCACATCCACGCGGTAGACGCTTGCATATGTCATTGCGCTGCACAAGCATTCTCACACTCTATCCCGCGCGTCAGTCTTGGAGCCATGACGATCCTGATCACCGGCGGCACCGGCAAGACCGGTAGCCGCGTCGCCCATCGCCTGACCGAACTCGGCCAGCCCGTCCGCGCCGTCAGCCGCAACAGCCAGCCACGGTTCGACTGGCTCGACGACTCCACCTGGGAGGGCGCCCTGACGGGCTGCACCTCCGCCTACGTCACGTTCCAGCCGGACATGGGCCTACCGGGCGCCGACGCCATTGTCGGTGAGTTCTCGGGGCGCGCCGTCGCCCTCGGGTGCACGCGCCTGGTGCTCCTGTCCGGCCGCGGTGAGGCCAGTACACGACAGGCGGAGGCTGCGTTCATCGCGGCCGGCGCCGAGTGGACGATCCTGCGTTCGGCGTTCTTCTTCCAGAACTTCACCGAGGCCTTCTGGGCCGAGGAGATCGCCGGCGGCTCTCTGACGATGGTCGAGAACAGCGTCGGCGAGCCCTTCGTCGACGCCGACGATCTCGCCGACGTCGCCGTCGCCACGCTCCTCGACCCGGCGCACAACGGCCACATCTACGAGCTCACCGGGCCGCGCCTGATCACCTTCCGGGACCTCGCCCACGAGATCAGCACGGCCTCCGGACGCACCGTCGCCTACCGGCAGCTCCCGGTGCAGGACTACGTCGCGGCACTCGTCTCGATGGGACTGCCCGCGGAGGACGCCACAGGACTGGCGTACGTGTTCGACGAGGTGCTCGACGGCCGCAACGCACAGCTCGAGTCCGGCATCGAAGATGTCCTCGGACGCCAGGCCCGGGACTTCACGGACTTCCTCGGGAACACGCTCGCGCAGTCGGCGCACCATGGATGACCTCCGCCTGACCGGCGGGCAGGCCCTCAACGGCCTGCTCGCCGGCACCTATCTGGCGTTAGGTGTCGCCGTGATGCCGGCACTGCACGGTCTCCCGGACGACACCTTCGTGCGAGTGATGAACCGCATCAACGTCGTGATCGTCAACCCGCTGTTCCTGACCCTGTTCCTGGGTGCGCCCGTCCTTGCCGTGATCCTGGCCATTGTGCGAAGCGATCCGCTCACGATCGCCGCGGCCGTGGCAGCCGTGTCAGTGGTCGTCACGACCATCGCCGTCAACGTGCCACTCAACGACGCCCTCACCAAGGGCGGTACCCGCGAGGCGTACGAGGGGCCGTGGGTCCTGTGGCACTACTTCCGTACGGGTGTCGCCGCAGTCGCGTTCTCCCTGCTGTGCATCGCGACAAGTTGAACCGGTTCGGCGATGTCACCCGACCTCCTGCGGTAGCGGACAGGCGGTCGCGGCCGCACTCGCCGGACGACTTCCTCGCAGCGCGAATCCCTATGCTCAGGCCATGACGGAGCACGCCGTTCCGACCGCGGCCGACTTCTCAGCAGCCCTGGAACGACTGACGGCCGGTCGCGACCCTGCCATGCGCGAGGTGTTCACCCTGGCCAAGACGTCCATCGACATGCCACTGGGCGACGTCCGACGGCTACTCGCCTCGAATGAACACCTGCATCGTGTCGGCGCCGTGAGCATCATGGACTTCCGTGCCCGGCGCCGCCGAGTCACGGACGAGGAACGAGCGGCGCTCTATGAGCTGTACGTCGGCGAGCACGACCTGATCAACACGTGGGACCTGGTGGACCGCGCAGCGCCTCACGTGGTGGGCGGCTACCTGAACGACCGCGACCGGACACCCCTGTACGAGCTGGCACGCTCGTCAGACCCATGGCGACGGAGGACGTCCGTCGTCGCCACCTGGTACTTCATCCGCGGCGGCGATCTGGACGACACCTTTGCACTCGCCGGCCTCCTCGCCCACGACCCCGAAGAGGTCGTGCAAGCGGCTGTTGGCGGTTTCGTCCGTGAGGCCGGAAAGCACGACCCCCAGCGGCTGCGCTCCTACCTCGACCGACACGTGCCGGGTCTCCCGAGGACCATCCTGCGACATGCCATCCGGCACCTGCCTGACGGCGAACGCCAGCACTACCGACAACTCGCCGACCTGGCCTGAGCGTGGCCGATGGAGCGAAGGCGAGCATCCCTGTCACTTTGGCGGGACCAGGGCACGCAGCAGTGCGACGAGACGTCACCGCACCGACTCAGGCCGCGTGGCCGATCCTCGCGGCGAACTCTGTCTCGATCCGGCTGGGCCGCGCCCAGTCAGGCGGCTGCATCGCCTTGCCCAACGGCGGTCGAGCGGCGGGAAGCGGCGGCGGGCGCGACACGTAGGAGTGGCCGGTGGGCGTCGTTGTGATCACCCGGTGCTGGCCGAGGCGACTTCCGGGTGCCGGCCCTGCCGACCACCCGGCGGATTCCTTCGTGTAGTTGCAGGCCTCGCAGAGGCCCTGCCCGTTGTCAGCGCTCGTCGGCCCGCCCTGACTAGCCCGCACCACGTGGTCGGCGTGCCGGACGGGCGCGTCGCACCAGCGTGTACGGCACACCCGGTCGCGGTGGACGAGGAACCCGCGAAGAGCAGGCGGGAAGGCGTGCGCCTTCGACTCCAGGGCGACCAGCTCGTCGGTCTCCGGGTCCGTCCAGAGCCGACGCAGCAGGACCTGCGCCGCGTGTGCCACCTTCGGCTCGTCGGCCTCCGCCGCAGAACCCGCCAGCAGCTCGCGCGCCCACGGCGCGGGCACCGGGCCGTAGTCCTGCACGAGGACCGGCTCCTGGTCACCGCCGAACGCCGTGCGGTCGGTCATGACGAGCCCGACCACGATGTCGACGCCTTCGGCGTAGGAGCGCCCGGTGACCCGCTCGACCAGCGTGTCGGCCATGACCTGCTGACGGCTCCGCGGGTCACCGGCAGCGCGAGCCTCGTCGGCGGCCTTGCTCAGTGCTGCGTAGGTGGCGACGCCGTCGGTCACCGGGAAGAGACCGGAGAGGCGTGACATCACGTCCGGCGCCGGCCGCAACGAGACCCCTCGGTCCTGCGCCGCGCGAGACGCGCGGGCGGTCACCGAGTGGGGGTCCAGCCGGTAGGCGACCTTCGCGGCGGCGGCCGCCACCGCGCGGTCGCCCAGCCCGTCGAGCACCCGCGGGTCGCGGCAGAGCTCCGCGTCGGCGAGTCGCCGGTCCTCGCGGCTGAGACAGGCGGTCTCGCGGACCAGGAGCGTCGCGCGCCACTCCGAGAGCCGACCCTGCTCGAGGGCGGCCAGGGTGTGCGGCATCTCGTGCACCAGGGCCTTGGCGAGACCCAGGTGTTGCCCGCCTCTCGCGGGGCTCTCCTTGCGAGCAAGGGCGACCTGGGAGGCGACGCCCCGACCTTGCTCGGCCGCCCGCAGGCCGTGCGCCGCGCGCTCGGCGCGCACCAACTCGTCGAGGGCGTCGGTCAAGCGCGCCTGCGCGGCAGCCGCCGCAGCCTTGAGCGCCTCGAGCCCAGCGACCCGGTCGACGATCTCCGCCGGCAACGACGGCGCACCGTGGCCGGCGGCCGAGTCGACAACGGCCGCTGACCGCAAGCTGCCCGCGAGCTTCTCGATGTCCTCGGCGTACGTCACCGACACGTCATCACCGGACTCGAACATGTGTTCGATCCTACCAGGGCGCGGAAATGGCCGAAAGGTCTTGTGCACAGCCACGCACCGAGTCTGTCAAGGGCCGCTCGCTTTGGGATGCACGAGGATCCGGCAGGATCAGGTCAGCGCGAGCAGCCCGTACGTCGAGCCCTCCGAGAGGACCGCCCATGCAGTTCGGCCGCTACTACGAGGAGTTCGAGGTCGGGGCGACGTACAAGCACTGGCCGGGCAAGACGGTGACGGAGTACGACGACCACCTGTTCTGCCTGCTGACCATGAACCACCACCCGCTGCACATGGACGCCAACTACGCCGAGCAGACGACCGACTTCGGGAAGAACGTGGTGGTGGGCAACTACATCTACTCGCTGCTGCTCGGCATGTCCGTGCCCGACGTCAGCGGCAAGGCGATCGCCAACCTCGAGGTCGAATCGCTCAGGCACGTCAAGCCGACCTTCCACGGCGACACCATCTACGGCGAGACGACCGTGCTCGACAAGATGGAGTCCCGGTCGAAGGACGACCGCGGGGTGGTGCACGTGGAGACGCGCGGCTACAAGCAGGACGGCACGGTCGTGTGCGTCTTCCGGCGCAAGGTGATGGTCCCGAAGAGGTCGTACGGCGACCAGCGCGGCGGCGAGCAGCCGGGCCGGCCGCAACCGCAGAACAGCTAGGCAGCGGCCGCGAGCCACGCCCGCAGCGCGTCGGCAGCCCGGTCGAGGGCCACCTCGAAGGCCGGCCAGACCTCGGTCACGTCGTCCAGGTCGCGGAGCAGGGCCGAGGCCTCGAGGTGCGAGCTGAGGTTGTGCAGGTCGCGGGCGCCGAGCAGGGCGCTCACCGACGCCAGGCTGTGCGCCACCAGGCGCACCCCGGCCAGGTCGGCGGCCATCACCGCCTCGACCAGCTGGCTGCGGCGCTCGTCGACCGCGTGCAGGAAGATCAGCACCGTCTCGCGGGCCGGAGCGACGTCGCCGAGCTGGTGGGCCAGGTCGGCCAGGCAGCTGGGGTCGAGCGCCGGCAGCGGGCCGGTGCGGTCAGCAGTGATCCGGCCCATCCGCCCTCCCCGGTCTCGCTGGGTCCTCACCGGGATGATCGGCGCGCGAGCGGGCGGACCTGAGCAGAAGGGTCAGGTGGCTGCGGCCGGGCGGGTCGCCCGGTGCGCCGCCCAGTGGCGACGCAGGTCGTGGACCTTGTCATGGAAGGCGTCGTCGCGGCCGAGCGGGCCGGTGGTCGGCGCGCTGAGCCGGGTCCGGCGTCGGACGGTGGTGCCGTGGTGGACGGCGTCGTGGTGGACGACGACGGTCTTGACCCCGAGCTGGCGGGTGACCTCGATCTCGCGCACCTCGTCCCACGGGATGACCATCGTGGGCACCGCGTGGACGACGATGCCGCGAGCGGTGGCGGACGTGCCGACCCACCAGGTCGCGGCCGCCATGACGACCAGCGCCAGACCGGCCAGCGCGGTGCCCGGGCCACCGCCGAGGCCGCCGTCGTTGAGCAGCACGTCACCCCAGACCAGGGCCTGGAAGCCCAGCACTGTCATCACGAACGCGCGGCGCTGCGACCAGGTCAGCCGGAGCCGCAGGGTCGGGTGGGCGGGCATGTCAGCACGGTAGGTCGCCACACCGTGGTCTCGGGCGGAAACCACGACTTCTTGACCGGCTCGGCACCCGCGGACGGCTCAGTGCGGCAGCATGCCCCACTCGTGCAGGGCGTCCCACAAGCCGTCGACCAGGTCGAGCGCCTTGAGCTCTGCCCGGTCGGCCCACCGCACCTCGGTGGCGTCGTCGCCGGCGACCGGGGAGGTCGTGACGGCGAGGGCGCACGCGTAGTCCCGGATGTCGTAGAGCACCCCACCCGGTCCCGGGCGGACGACCGTGCCCACCAGCAGCCCCACCGTGACGTGCAGCCCGGTCTCCTCGAGAACCTCGCGACGTACGGCCGTCAGGTCGCTCTCGCCGGCCTCGACGCGGCCACCCGGCACCGACCAGAGCCCGGCACCCGGCTCGTGCCGGCGCCGCACGACGAGCAGCCGGCCGTCGTCGTCGTGGACCAGGGCGCCGACGCACGGCACCCGTGGCCCACCCGTCGACCAGCCGCCCGCGGAGCCCATGGCGGCGAGCCTAGGTGGCACGGCGCTTCGACGGCTCCGCCCGGCGCCGACGACCCTCGACTCTTGACGGCGGGACTGCTAGGGCAGCACCGTCGTCCTCATGAGGGTGGGTCCGGGCTGTCCCCGCTGCGGTGCCGGCCTGCACGCGCCTGGGCTGTGGTCCAGCGCCTGGCAGTGCGACACCCACGGCGCGGTCCATCCGCTGCAGCCCGTCGTGCAGCCGACCCAGGACCAGGTGCGCACGGAGGCCGCCCGCGCCGCGGTGCCGGTCTGGCTGCCGTGGCCGTTGCCTCGTGGCTGGCTGGTCACCGGGCTGGCCGTGGCCGGCGACGAGCGCACCGGCGCCCGCGCGACCGCGCTCGCCTGCTCGGGACCCGCGCCGCTGGGCGGGGTGGCGGAGCTGGTGCTGGTGGCCGAGGAGCCCGGCATCGGGCTGGGGGCCCGGTTCGCCGGCCTGGACGGGCCGGACGGCGGCGGCATCCCCGACGGCCGGGCGCCCGACGCCAAGCTCGAGGCGGCCGACCACCCCACCGCCATGT contains:
- a CDS encoding DUF222 domain-containing protein; the protein is MFESGDDVSVTYAEDIEKLAGSLRSAAVVDSAAGHGAPSLPAEIVDRVAGLEALKAAAAAAQARLTDALDELVRAERAAHGLRAAEQGRGVASQVALARKESPARGGQHLGLAKALVHEMPHTLAALEQGRLSEWRATLLVRETACLSREDRRLADAELCRDPRVLDGLGDRAVAAAAAKVAYRLDPHSVTARASRAAQDRGVSLRPAPDVMSRLSGLFPVTDGVATYAALSKAADEARAAGDPRSRQQVMADTLVERVTGRSYAEGVDIVVGLVMTDRTAFGGDQEPVLVQDYGPVPAPWARELLAGSAAEADEPKVAHAAQVLLRRLWTDPETDELVALESKAHAFPPALRGFLVHRDRVCRTRWCDAPVRHADHVVRASQGGPTSADNGQGLCEACNYTKESAGWSAGPAPGSRLGQHRVITTTPTGHSYVSRPPPLPAARPPLGKAMQPPDWARPSRIETEFAARIGHAA
- a CDS encoding NAD-dependent epimerase/dehydratase family protein, yielding MTILITGGTGKTGSRVAHRLTELGQPVRAVSRNSQPRFDWLDDSTWEGALTGCTSAYVTFQPDMGLPGADAIVGEFSGRAVALGCTRLVLLSGRGEASTRQAEAAFIAAGAEWTILRSAFFFQNFTEAFWAEEIAGGSLTMVENSVGEPFVDADDLADVAVATLLDPAHNGHIYELTGPRLITFRDLAHEISTASGRTVAYRQLPVQDYVAALVSMGLPAEDATGLAYVFDEVLDGRNAQLESGIEDVLGRQARDFTDFLGNTLAQSAHHG
- a CDS encoding M15 family metallopeptidase, translated to MLPGAGFKAILADPAPRQVVARSTWQPGCPVDKDDLAWIRMTYWGFDNARHSGEMLVNRSVAEELVEVFRKLYRAKFPIESMGIAEPQDLDAPPTGDGNVTGSFACRPIRGGTEYSQHAFGLAVDLNPFQNPYQQGDLVLPELASAYLDRDWLRPGMITPGGPATRAFGSIGWQWGGNWSHLKDYQHFSLNDR
- a CDS encoding DUF6758 family protein; translation: MRVGPGCPRCGAGLHAPGLWSSAWQCDTHGAVHPLQPVVQPTQDQVRTEAARAAVPVWLPWPLPRGWLVTGLAVAGDERTGARATALACSGPAPLGGVAELVLVAEEPGIGLGARFAGLDGPDGGGIPDGRAPDAKLEAADHPTAMWSLAASDDRAVYVGEALGCWVWAVVWPESAGFLLIDDFALRDLRDGTVPDLPLGALSPRLSD
- a CDS encoding AraC family transcriptional regulator, translating into MTYASVYRVDVMSALVDGPRAQRAFALRAVFDGRWSITVEDRAPLTVVVMARGRATFTGPQQVTEVASGDVVLIRGPEPYTFADSARTPKDIRILPGQVCIDPHGRILAEDMELGVRTWGNTRSEDATVMLIGTYQHETSVGSLLLSELPAELVIRDLDPTLIGVTAQEIVKDEPGQAAVIDRLLDLLVVRCLRTVLPRSSAASGDVLVARALRAIEEYPEHPWTVESLATHVGLSRAALARRFVVQMGEAPLTYLTRWRLALAADLLVSTGHTLAAIAAKVGYANPFALSAAFKRVHGESPRDYRRRHAV
- a CDS encoding arginase family protein translates to MTSRTRVAVRLLATPYDSGRRDERMGAGPLALLDAGASRRLASVGHPVSTYVLEAGSGWTAELRTAFELQRSVAQHVADARRHGEVPLLPAGNCNTTLGVLAALGDAARVGLIWFDAHGDFNDPERDSTGFLDGQGLAMVVGRCWRSLTGAVPGFRPVPEDRVLLVGARDLDPAEGPALAASGITVMPPDVVRDQGETERVLRTMRHRWDVVHVHVDLDVYDPVLVGPANGYPAPGGLTEQEVAGFVEQIASRWPVVSATMASYDPDHDPSRRVAAAAQDLLVLLADHADPSAP
- a CDS encoding NUDIX domain-containing protein yields the protein MGSAGGWSTGGPRVPCVGALVHDDDGRLLVVRRRHEPGAGLWSVPGGRVEAGESDLTAVRREVLEETGLHVTVGLLVGTVVRPGPGGVLYDIRDYACALAVTTSPVAGDDATEVRWADRAELKALDLVDGLWDALHEWGMLPH
- a CDS encoding Hpt domain-containing protein, which produces MRTQRDRGGRMGRITADRTGPLPALDPSCLADLAHQLGDVAPARETVLIFLHAVDERRSQLVEAVMAADLAGVRLVAHSLASVSALLGARDLHNLSSHLEASALLRDLDDVTEVWPAFEVALDRAADALRAWLAAAA
- a CDS encoding anthrone oxygenase family protein encodes the protein MDDLRLTGGQALNGLLAGTYLALGVAVMPALHGLPDDTFVRVMNRINVVIVNPLFLTLFLGAPVLAVILAIVRSDPLTIAAAVAAVSVVVTTIAVNVPLNDALTKGGTREAYEGPWVLWHYFRTGVAAVAFSLLCIATS
- a CDS encoding lytic transglycosylase domain-containing protein, yielding MGEPQQQLPRWRIVAPPPAKELLGYYREAQRRTGVSWTYLAAIHLVETRMGRIRGVSTAGARGPMQFLPSTWDLYGNDGDITDPRDAILAAARLLKANGAPGDMADALWHYNPSGDYVRAVREYARAMQLSTSAYRAFWHWRVFYRHASGTYVLPVGYPKTRPVPLPGS
- a CDS encoding MaoC family dehydratase translates to MQFGRYYEEFEVGATYKHWPGKTVTEYDDHLFCLLTMNHHPLHMDANYAEQTTDFGKNVVVGNYIYSLLLGMSVPDVSGKAIANLEVESLRHVKPTFHGDTIYGETTVLDKMESRSKDDRGVVHVETRGYKQDGTVVCVFRRKVMVPKRSYGDQRGGEQPGRPQPQNS
- a CDS encoding DNA alkylation repair protein, which translates into the protein MREVFTLAKTSIDMPLGDVRRLLASNEHLHRVGAVSIMDFRARRRRVTDEERAALYELYVGEHDLINTWDLVDRAAPHVVGGYLNDRDRTPLYELARSSDPWRRRTSVVATWYFIRGGDLDDTFALAGLLAHDPEEVVQAAVGGFVREAGKHDPQRLRSYLDRHVPGLPRTILRHAIRHLPDGERQHYRQLADLA